In Rhodothermales bacterium, the genomic stretch CCGTCTCAACCACCTTGCGAAAATGTCGCACCATGTACTGCCCGTGGTGGAGTTCGTGGCGCTCGGCGCTGTTGTCCACATAGCCGGTCTTGACCGCCTTCACCCCGAGTCGCCGGTACAGCGCAAATGCTGCGTCCATCTGCTGCTCGTAGTTGTCGATCCCGAACGACGTTTCGTGGTGCCCGACCAGCGTAACGTTACTGGCCGCCGCATACCTCGCCATCTTCTCCAGGTCGAAGTCCGGGTAAGGTCGTGTGAAACTGAACTTGTCGCCGTTTTCACCCCAGTTGCCATCCCATCCGACATTCCACCCCTCGACCAGTACACCATCGAGACCATGCCTGGATGCGAAGTCTATGTAGCGACGCGTGTTCTCCGTCGTTGCCCCGTGCCGCGGACCGGATCCCCATGTCCAGTTGTCCAGATGCATCCCCCACCAGATCCCGACGTACTTGCCGGGCTGAATCCACGACGTATCTACAATCCGACTCGGCTCGTTCAGATTCAGTATCAGATAGGAAGTGATCAGAGCTCCAGCACTTTTCGCAATCTGGATGGTTCGCCAGGGCGATACGAATGGCGCCCGGGCCTTCACCAGAGTTCCATCCGACCACGGCACGAGATTCGCCTCGAGACGACTAGAGCCTCGTGACTGCAATATCATCGATGAGTAATCGGTCAGTGCGGCTTCGTGGATGCTGAGGAACAGTCCACTATCTGTCTCGAGTGTAAGCGGCGTGTGAACCAGGCCCAGCTCCGAAATTGGTGAGCGCTGGTAGAGATACTCGTAGCGATGGACTCTGTAGGCGGGAATCCACCACGCGTCATGGTCTCGGGTGAACGCGAACTCGGTCACCTCGTCGGTAATCACAAAATCCGTAAGGGCCGGTTGCTCTGGCCACTCGTAGCGGAAACCTATGCCGTCATCGAACACTCGAAAAACTATGTTCATGGTGCGCGCCGGCGTTGCGGACGTCGCGAGCTCTACGCTGAGTTCGTTGAAGTGACTCCTGATGTCCTTCGCCTCCCCCCACGGCTGACGCCATGTCTCGTCGACCGATCGTCGGCTGATGCCTGTCATCACCAGGCCATCGTGAAAGCCATTGGCACCGCGCAGCCGCACACCCAGACGCGACGGCTCGATCACCTCCATCTCACCGTACACCACGTTGTAGAACGCACGGCCGTCAACCAGCAGGAAGACGACCATGACCTCCTCGTTGGGTGACGTGACGATGAGGTGGTCGGCCGGCGGATCGCCGTGGGCTGACGGAGTACCTTTGGCCGCGCCGACGTGCGCGAAAACGCAAAGGGCGGCAGCAAGGATCGGAATCATCGAAACTCTCATCCTGAATACCATAACGTGATGATGGCGACGCCTGAATCAATCCACGCTCTCTAATCTAGTGAGCACGCCCGAACCGCGCCCAGACCGTATCCTGCCATCCTGTCACGCCGCTACTCTTGGTACGCTTTTCGATGCCAATGTAAATCCACGAGCAAGACAAGCGTTCTGCCAATACGTCGGGACGCGCCCGCGATTCAACCTGCATGAATATGAATCTTCAGAAGTTTACGATAAAGGCGCAGGAAGCCGTCCAGCGTGCGCTGGAAATTGCCTCATCTCGCAGTCATCAGGGCCTCGAGTCCCCTCACCTGATGCGGGCATTCCTCGACAATGAGGACAGCGTGGTTCTATCGCTCTTCCAACATCTGGGAGCAAGCACGGACCTCATTTCTGCAAGAACGGATCAGGCACTCGACAAGCTGCCGGTAGTGAGCGGGTCGAGCGTATCGGGACAATACCTCGGTCAGGAGATGAAGAAGATCTTCGACCGGGCGCTGGCTGAGGCGAAGGTGCTCAAGGACGAGTATGTGGCCGTCGAGCACCTGCTCATCGCTATCGCGGAGGCAAAAGATACTATTGGTGAAACCCTTTCGTCGCAGGGCGTGACAAAGGACTCCATTGTCAACGTGCTGCAGGAAGTGCGCGGTAGCCAGCGCGTTACCGATCAGCATGCGGAGAGCCGGTACAATGCGCTGGATCGCTTCACGCGCAATCTGAATGAACTGGCGAAGCTGGGAAAGATCGACCCGGTCATCGGTCGCGACGAAGAGATCCGTCGTGTGCTGCAGATCCTCTCCCGCCGCACCAAGAACAACCCCGTTCTGGTTGGTGAGCCGGGCGTAGGGAAGACCGCGATTGCAGAAGGCATCGCGATCCGCATCGTGCAGGGCGACGTGCCCGATGGTCTGAAAGACAAGCGCATCGTGGCACTCGACATGGGTGCGCTCATTGCCGGCGCGAAGTACCGCGGCGAGTTCGAGGATCGACTGAAGGCCGTCGTCAAAGAGATCACTGAGGCGGAAGGAGAGATCGTCGTCTTTATTGACGAGCTCCACACGATCGTTGGAGCGGGCGCAGCCGAGGGCGCGATGGACGCCGCGAACATCCTCAAGCCCGCCCTTGCGCGGGGTGAGTTGAGAGCAATCGGCGCGACGACCCTCGACGAGTACCGAAAACACTTTGAAAAGGACAAGGCACTCGCGCGTCGATTCCAGAAGGTCGTCATCCCGGAACCGTCTGTGGAGGATACGATCTCTATCCTGCGAGGTATCCGCGAGAAGTACGAAGTTCACCACGGCGTTCGTATCACCGATGCGGCGATTGTAGCGGCGTCAGAACTGAGTCACCGGTACATATCCGATCGCTTCCTGCCCGACAAGGCCATCGATCTTATCGACGAAGCGGCGGCCCGGATGCGCATCGAGATCGATTCGATGCCCGAGGAGCTCGATCAACTCGAACGCAGTATTCGCCAGCTTGAGATCGAGCGTGCGGCCGTCAAGCGCGACAAGGATGCGGAGAAGCTCGAGAACATCGCGAGACAGCTCGCCGACCTGCAGGAGACTCGCACAGAACTGCGGGCGCGTTGGACGCGAGAGAAGGAGCTCATTCAGGATATTCGGCACGCGAAGGAAGGGATCGATAATCTAAAGATCGAGGCCGAAGGCCTTGAGCGCAGTGGCGACTACGGCAACGTCGCCGAGATTCGCTACGGCAAGATTCCGCAGCTCGAACAGCAGATCATCGAGGCCAAGCAGAGCCTCGACGAAATCCAGTCGAACGGAGCACTGCTCAAGGAAGAGGTTGACGAGGAAGACATTGCTGGAATCGTGTCGCGGTGGACCGGAATCCCCGTCTCCCGCATGCTCGAGAGCGAGAGGTCCAAGCTTCTCCGAATGGAAGAAGAACTGACGAGGCGCGTCGTGGGTCAGCCCGAGGCCGTCGAAGCCGTGGCTAACGCGGTCCGCCGGGGCCGCGCAGGTCTTCAGGAAGAGTCGAGACCGATCGGATCCTTCATCTTCCTGGGTACCACGGGCGTCGGAAAGACCGAACTCGCGAAAGCGCTCGCTGAATTCCTGTTCAACGACGAGCAGGCCATGGTCAGAATCGACATGAGCGAATACCAGGAGAGGCACACGGTGAGCCGGCTTGTCGGTGCACCTCCCGGATACGTCGGCTACGAAGAAGGCGGCCAGCTCACGGAAGCGGTGCGAAGACGGCCGTACGCAGTGGTGTTGCTCGACGAAATCGAGAAGGCGCACCCTGAGGTGTTCAATATCCTTCTTCAGATGCTCGACGACGGACGCCTCACAGATAACCAGGGCCGGACGACGGATTTCAAGAATGCCATAGTCATCATGACAAGCAACCTCGGCTCTGAGGTAATCCGCGACCGCATGGAGGCGTTCGAAGATGGGCTGGGCTCCGCTGAGCAAGAGTCGATAAAGAACGAAATACTGGAACTTCTGAAGAAGCAACTTCGGCCGGAGTTTCTGAATCGGATCGATGAGATCGTGATGTTCAGAGCACTGGGCCGCGATCAGATTCGGGAGATCGTGGAGATCCAGTTTGCCCGGATCCAGTCGCTCGTGATGCGCAGTCACGGAATCAATCTGCAGATGACGGACGACGCGAAAGACTGGCTCGCGAGTCAGGGATTTGACCCGGTGTTCGGCGCTCGACCACTGAAGCGTGTGCTTCAGCGTCAACTGACCAATAAGCTCGCTGAGGAGATTCTTGGCGGATGGCTACAGGATGGGTCCGAGGTCCGGGCCGATCGTGCACCCGACGAGAGTGGACTGGTCTTCGAGATCCTTCGCGAGGAAGAACTGGCTGACGCCTGATCCCAAACTGACCGACGGTGTCCGATGCTGATGAATCCCCTACGATCGCGTAGGGGATTTCCGGTCTACCGTATCGGGATAGCGCTTCCACGTTGCTCCGTACGCACCTGCTATCTTCGCTGCGGAATAAAAAACCAGCAGCAGACATTCATGAAATACCTTCAGATAACACTATCCCTCTGCCTATTCCTCCTGACGGGATGGAACGTCTCGTCCGCGAGTGCTCAGTCCGCGCAGGACCAGGGAGTGTACGAATACGTCGTCCGGGCGGCGGACGGCTCGATAGATTCCATCACAAACGCGGTTCAGGATGCACTGCTGGGTGCCGGCTGGGAAATCGTCGCCAACGTCGCTCCGGGTGCTCCAGCCTCCTGCAGCTACGCCGCGAGCGTGGTTATCGCCCACCGCCCCGCCTATGGAAACGTTGTGATGAGGGCGAACAACGCCACAGGACCGTTCGGCGTCCTCGACCGCATCAACATCTTTGAGGATGAAGACGGAGTACATGTGTCGATCGTGAACCAGCGGAATATCATCCGCACTGTATTAATGAACGACACGGGCTATGCAGATTTCGTAGAGCAGCACGTGACCGGCCTGCGCACAGCCATTCTTGATGCGGTCACGGGCTCAGAAAGCGTCAGGCAGTATGGCCAGGTCAGGAGCAAGGGATACATCGGGCGAACAATGGGCGTGATGGCAGGCGGAAGGTTCGACGGCAAGGTCAAGGATGTTGCTCTGATACCGGGCCGATCACTCAACGAAGTTGCGAACCTGGTAGAGCAAGGACTTCGTCGTCCCGGCGAGAAGTGGGGTACGGGGCTCTCATTCAGAGTGGATCTGGCCCAGTACCAGACGGTCCTGTTCGGGACGACCGGCACGCCGCTGGATTCGAAGTCGTTTGAGATCGTCGGAGCGGGTGAAGATTCCGAGCGGGACGGCTTTGCGTGTCCGGGACTGGCGCACGCCGGAGCATATCCCATCGAGCTGGTTGTGACAGCCACCGATGACGGCGTCGCGATCCGGATGGTGGACGCGATGTACCGCATGAAGATGTATTTCGAGGATGCCGGCAAGATCGCTTTCATGAAGAACATGACGATGCCAGGGTCCATTGCAGGGGAGCTGGAGAACAAGTGCGAGATGGCTGGAGCATAGGATCTCGGAGTTGGTCATTGAGAGTCCCTCCGCAGGTGGCTGCGGGGGGACTTTTTTGTATCGCTGGCCGCCTGCCAGACGAATTCCTTGTTAACCGCGGAGGGTATCCCGGCGTCGGCAACGAGAACCCGGATGATCAGGCGCCGATGGCGGGCGCGACGGGCCTCCCTCTTTCTGTCCGAGCCCTCAATCTTGCCATGTATCCGAGCAATAACGGCTATCGGAGTAAAGACGTTTAGCGAGTCGAGTCTGCAAGCGCAGCATTTACAACAGGCTGCGTCAATCGATGGCACGACCCATCGGCAACGCCATATTGCTTGCAAAACGGCTATAAACTCCGTTTCTTTGGAGGTCGTCGTCCAAACCAGGCACCACGGTGCCGTCTGCCAGATCCCCCCACCGGCAGAGTAAATCAACGCTCTCACAGTTCCGCCAATATGTACCTAAGCAAGTTGGACCTGCATGGCTTCAAGAGCTTCGCGGGTCGAACCGATCTGCAATTCGATCCAGGCGTCACAGCCGTAGTTGGGCCGAACGGATGCGGCAAATCCAATATCGTTGACGCCGTCCGCTGGGTCGTAGGTGAGCAACGCGCACGCGTGCTCCGTTCCGAGAAAATGGAAAACATCATTTTCAACGGGACATCCAAACGACGACCCCTCGGCATGGCCGAGGTCAAACTCACGATCGAGAATACGCGCGGTATCCTGCCCGTAGAATATGCGGAAGTCACGATCGGGCGGCGCCTTTTTCGCTCCGGCGAATCCGAGTATCTGCTCAACGGCGTCCAGTGCAGACTCAAGGACATCACCGACCTCTTCATGGACACGGGCATGGGTGCCGGGGCCTACTCCGTGATCGAACTCAAGATGATCGAGGAGATCCTGTCCGACAATGCACAGGACCGCCGGCGACTATTCGAAGAAGCGGCAGGCATCACCAAGTACAAGCTTCGCCGGACGCAGACGATGCGCAAGCTCGACTCGACTCAGGCCGACCTCACGCGTCTGCGCGACCTGGTCGACGAAATCGACAAGCGCGTCCGCAGCCTCAAGCGTCAGGCGAACAAGGCGGCTCGGTACAAGGAGTTTGAAGACGAACTGCGAACGCTGGAACTCGCTTTCTCCTTTCTCGAGTTCACCCGCCTGAACCAACAAGGACTGACCATTGACGGCGAGATGCGAGACCTGCACGATGACCTCGAAGGTCAGAATGCCCGGCAGTCTCAGTTCGAGGCAGATCTCGAGTCACTCCGTATCGACCAGATCAAGAAAGAGGAAATTCTCGTCACGCGCGAGGCAGGCCTGCAAAGTCATCTCGAGGAAGTTCGGCGGATCGAAGCGGACCTCCGGCTCATCGGCCAGCGTCTTGAGACGGTCGCACGGGACAGGGTTCGGAGCGAGCGCGAACGGGCCGAGGCCCTCGACAGGATCGGAACACTGAAATCGTCGGTCATCCGGCTCGATCAGTTGCTGACCGCCACCCGGCCGGAACTCGAACGCCTCCTTCACGAACTGGAACGCGCGAGAGAGACCCGCGACCTCACGAGCGCAGAGGCGGAGACCCTTCGAACACGCCTTCAGGAAGCAAGAGACCTTGAGCGCTCCACCGCCGAGACCATGGCGGCCACCCAGCGAAATCTCGACCGTCTCGTCAGCCGAAAAGAGCTGCTCGAGCAAGACGGTGAATCATGTCTCGTACAGTCAACCGAACTCTCTACCGCGGCAGAGACACTTGCAGGTGAAGTAGCGACCGCGTCGGACGTGGCCGATGAGAAGCATCGTGCGCTTGCTGAGGGAAGGGAAGCCGTCAGCCAGGCTGAGACGGAGCGCCGCGCCCTGGAACAGGAAGTCGAAGAAGCCACTAACGTATTACGCCGCATCGAGAAACAGCGAGAGGCCGCAGCAACTGAAGAGCAGCTTCTCGGAAGTCTCGTGACCTCGTACGAGGACTTCTCGGAGGCGGTGCAATTCCTGGCAGAGCAGTCGAGTCAGTCGGGAGCAGAGTTGAAGACGGTGGCCGACCTCGTCTCGTGCCATGAGCGCGACCGCCTTGCACTTGATGCTGCGCTGGGCGACATGGCGTCCTGCATCGTGGTAGGTACGGAGACCGAAGCCGGTGAAGCCATGGTCAGCCTTCGCCGCCAGGGTAAAGGCCGTGCGACATTCCTCATCCTGTCACGGCTGGAAAAGGCCGCCGGGCGACTCGAGCTTGCTACCACTTCCCACGGTGAGCTACTGGAGAACCTAACACGAATCGCGGACGAATACCGACCCCTGATCAGGGTGCTGCTTCACAATTGTGTCGTCACGGACTCGACCGACGAGGCGGCCGAGGTGGCCCGGCGTCTTGAGGACGGATATCGTGTCTTCAGCCGAACAGGTGAATGGGTCGATGTCCGCGGCATAGTATTCGGAGGCAGCGATCAGCCGGGCACGTCGACTTCGGCAGCACGACTTGGCCGCCGCGAACAACTTGACGCCGCGCGCGAGCGATTGCAGGAGT encodes the following:
- the clpB gene encoding ATP-dependent chaperone ClpB; amino-acid sequence: MNLQKFTIKAQEAVQRALEIASSRSHQGLESPHLMRAFLDNEDSVVLSLFQHLGASTDLISARTDQALDKLPVVSGSSVSGQYLGQEMKKIFDRALAEAKVLKDEYVAVEHLLIAIAEAKDTIGETLSSQGVTKDSIVNVLQEVRGSQRVTDQHAESRYNALDRFTRNLNELAKLGKIDPVIGRDEEIRRVLQILSRRTKNNPVLVGEPGVGKTAIAEGIAIRIVQGDVPDGLKDKRIVALDMGALIAGAKYRGEFEDRLKAVVKEITEAEGEIVVFIDELHTIVGAGAAEGAMDAANILKPALARGELRAIGATTLDEYRKHFEKDKALARRFQKVVIPEPSVEDTISILRGIREKYEVHHGVRITDAAIVAASELSHRYISDRFLPDKAIDLIDEAAARMRIEIDSMPEELDQLERSIRQLEIERAAVKRDKDAEKLENIARQLADLQETRTELRARWTREKELIQDIRHAKEGIDNLKIEAEGLERSGDYGNVAEIRYGKIPQLEQQIIEAKQSLDEIQSNGALLKEEVDEEDIAGIVSRWTGIPVSRMLESERSKLLRMEEELTRRVVGQPEAVEAVANAVRRGRAGLQEESRPIGSFIFLGTTGVGKTELAKALAEFLFNDEQAMVRIDMSEYQERHTVSRLVGAPPGYVGYEEGGQLTEAVRRRPYAVVLLDEIEKAHPEVFNILLQMLDDGRLTDNQGRTTDFKNAIVIMTSNLGSEVIRDRMEAFEDGLGSAEQESIKNEILELLKKQLRPEFLNRIDEIVMFRALGRDQIREIVEIQFARIQSLVMRSHGINLQMTDDAKDWLASQGFDPVFGARPLKRVLQRQLTNKLAEEILGGWLQDGSEVRADRAPDESGLVFEILREEELADA
- a CDS encoding glycoside hydrolase family 97 protein; amino-acid sequence: MRVSMIPILAAALCVFAHVGAAKGTPSAHGDPPADHLIVTSPNEEVMVVFLLVDGRAFYNVVYGEMEVIEPSRLGVRLRGANGFHDGLVMTGISRRSVDETWRQPWGEAKDIRSHFNELSVELATSATPARTMNIVFRVFDDGIGFRYEWPEQPALTDFVITDEVTEFAFTRDHDAWWIPAYRVHRYEYLYQRSPISELGLVHTPLTLETDSGLFLSIHEAALTDYSSMILQSRGSSRLEANLVPWSDGTLVKARAPFVSPWRTIQIAKSAGALITSYLILNLNEPSRIVDTSWIQPGKYVGIWWGMHLDNWTWGSGPRHGATTENTRRYIDFASRHGLDGVLVEGWNVGWDGNWGENGDKFSFTRPYPDFDLEKMARYAAASNVTLVGHHETSFGIDNYEQQMDAAFALYRRLGVKAVKTGYVDNSAERHELHHGQYMVRHFRKVVETAARYQIVLDVHEPIKETGIRRTWPNMMTREGARGMEYNAWATDGGNPPEHETIIPFTRGLAGPFDFTPGVFDLTLSSSKRNPLVARVNTTLAKALANYVIIYSPLHMAADLIENYEGHPAFKFIVDVPTDWSETIVVNGKIGDYVTIARKDRRSDEWYVGSVTDEFARQLDVALTFLEDGREYVAEIYADAFNADWETRPYAMTISERAVTRDTVLDLRLAPGGGQAIRIRPAGSE
- the smc gene encoding chromosome segregation protein SMC → MYLSKLDLHGFKSFAGRTDLQFDPGVTAVVGPNGCGKSNIVDAVRWVVGEQRARVLRSEKMENIIFNGTSKRRPLGMAEVKLTIENTRGILPVEYAEVTIGRRLFRSGESEYLLNGVQCRLKDITDLFMDTGMGAGAYSVIELKMIEEILSDNAQDRRRLFEEAAGITKYKLRRTQTMRKLDSTQADLTRLRDLVDEIDKRVRSLKRQANKAARYKEFEDELRTLELAFSFLEFTRLNQQGLTIDGEMRDLHDDLEGQNARQSQFEADLESLRIDQIKKEEILVTREAGLQSHLEEVRRIEADLRLIGQRLETVARDRVRSERERAEALDRIGTLKSSVIRLDQLLTATRPELERLLHELERARETRDLTSAEAETLRTRLQEARDLERSTAETMAATQRNLDRLVSRKELLEQDGESCLVQSTELSTAAETLAGEVATASDVADEKHRALAEGREAVSQAETERRALEQEVEEATNVLRRIEKQREAAATEEQLLGSLVTSYEDFSEAVQFLAEQSSQSGAELKTVADLVSCHERDRLALDAALGDMASCIVVGTETEAGEAMVSLRRQGKGRATFLILSRLEKAAGRLELATTSHGELLENLTRIADEYRPLIRVLLHNCVVTDSTDEAAEVARRLEDGYRVFSRTGEWVDVRGIVFGGSDQPGTSTSAARLGRREQLDAARERLQEYDRELAVCASKVDELKRRLEQDQLADKRMALAQAEQTAVEVDKALARVEFQLGSLNDRVRELADRQKTIRDTIARTEGEIEDHKVAVDKTRMDLVEKSDLRADVEERFNAAEALSRAALTAFSEANLLALEKRNEVENLERDIERTGNQIDETSERAERLTTELTQLEETAISETEKRDVLRDKLSSVREDRPDLESTVSAAKDEVMETRSTISSLEAELRKVRQTREERIREENTRAVRKAEIQTRLEDLLEHVKIDFDVNLETAEIEIPEGMTEVETRDKVHDLRDRIRSMGPVNALALDEYETEKERFDFISAQLIDLEKAEETLLETIAEINTTAATRFDETFQAIRTNFADLFRELFGGEAAADVVLVDEADPLESAIEVFARPRGKRPSVLAQLSGGEKTLTAIALLFAIYLVKPSPFCILDEVDAPLDDANITRFMHLIRKFSETTQFILVTHNKRTMEAADRMYGVTMQEQGVSSLVGVRFEETLETA